One Panicum virgatum strain AP13 chromosome 9K, P.virgatum_v5, whole genome shotgun sequence genomic region harbors:
- the LOC120651686 gene encoding autophagy-related protein 3-like — protein sequence MQVKQKVYELYKGTVERVTGPRTVSAFLEKGVLSVPEFILAGDNLVAKCPTWSWEAGDPSKRKPYLPADKQFLVTRNVPCLRRAISVEEEYDAAGAEVVLDDDDDGEGWLATHGLQASKPDEEEDIPSMDTLDIGKSDGIKSIPTYFSGGKKEEEEEEDIPDMDTYEDTGDNLVAAEPSYFVAEEPEDDNILRTRTYDVSITYDKYYQTPRVWLTGYDESRMPLKPELVFEDISQDHARKTVTIEDHPHLLAGKHASVHPCKHAAVMKKIVDVLMSRGVEPEVDKYLFIFLKFIASVIPTIEYDYTMDFDLGSTS from the exons ATGCAGGTGAAGCAGAAGGTCTACGAGCTCTACAAGGGCACGGTGGAGCGGGTCACGGGGCCGCGCACCGTCTCAGCCTTCCTCGAGAAGGGCGTCCTCTCCGTCCCCGAGTTCATCCTCGCCGGCGACAACCTCGTCGCCAAGTGCCCCACCTGGTCCTG GGAAGCGGGCGACCCAAGTAAGCGGAAGCCGTATCTCCCCGCCGATAAGCAGTTCCTCGTCACCCGCAACG TGCCTTGTTTAAGACGTGCCATCTCGGTCGAGGAAGAGTATGATGCAGCAGGAGCCGAGGTGGTtctcgatgatgatgatgacggcgaaGGCTGGCTCGCAACACATGGCCTGCAAG CATCGAAgccagatgaggaggaagacaTACCCTCAATGGATACATTGGACATAGGGAAATCTGATGGAATCAAGTCTATTCCCACCTACTTTAGCGGTGgtaagaaggaagaagaggaggaggaagatatACCTGACATGGACACTTATGAAGACACAGGGGATAATTTG GTTGCTGCTGAGCCGTCATACTTTGTTGCTGAAGAGCCCGAAGATGACAATATCCTTCGTACCAGAACATATGATGTTAGCATAAC GTATGACAAATACTACCAAACTCCACGTGTCTGGCTGACTGGATACGATGAG TCGAGAATGCCACTAAAGCCTGAACTTGTATTTGAAGATATCAGCCAAGACCATGCACGGAAAACG GTGACTATTGAAGACCATCCTCACTTATTAGCAGGAAAGCATGCTTCAGTTCACCCATGCAAACATGCAGCTGTGATGAAAAAGATAGTTGATGTTCTTATGTCTCGAGGAGTTGAACCTGAAGTTGACAA GTAccttttcatatttttgaaattcaTAGCATCAGTCATACCAACTATTGAGTATGATTACACAATGGACTTTGACCTGGGCAGTACAAGCTGA
- the LOC120651687 gene encoding transcription factor GHD7-like isoform X1 — MSASGAACRVCGGVGECACHGHGIGGGRCGVAVADLNRGFPGMWHQAAEEEHGGVVVGGGAAAAGLHEFQFFGHEEDHESVTWLFNDPAPHLQRGPAAAAAAAGNGVAEAEQRRAPPLFDGYAHVQYGQMPGHGLTFDVPLSRGGEAALLEPGLGLGGGGSNPATSSATIMPFCGGSTFTDAASSVVPGDVAAVANGSSSGGGGDPAMDREAKVMRYKEKRKRRRYEKQIRYASRKAYAEMRPRVKGRFAKVPDGEAPPAPPAAAGYEPGRRLDLGWFRS, encoded by the exons ATGTCGGCGTCAGGCGCCGCGTGCCGCGTGTGCGGTGGCGTGGGGGAGTGCGCGTGCCATGGGCACgggatcggcggcggccggtgcgggGTCGCTGTCGCCGACCTCAACCGCGGGTTCCCCGGGATGTGGCAccaggcggcggaggaggagcacggcggcgtcgtcgtcggcgggggcgcggcggcggcggggctgcacGAGTTCCAGTTCTTCGGCCACGAGGAGGACCACGAGAGCGTGACGTGGCTGTTCAACGACCCGGCGCCCCACCTGcagcgcgggccggcggcggcggcggccgcggccgggaacggggtggccgaggccgagcagCGGAGGGCGCCGCCTCTGTTCGACGGCTACGCGCACGTGCAGTACGGCCAGATGCCGGGCCACGGGCTCACGTTCGACGTGCCGCTGAGccggggcggcgaggcggcgctccTGGAGCCCGGgctggggctcggcggcggcggcagcaaccCGGCGACGTCCAGCGCCACAATC ATGCCCTTCTGCGGCGGGAGCACGTTCACTGACGCGGCGAGCTCCGTCGTCCCGGGCGATGTCGCGGCGGTGGCGAACGGgagctcgagcggcggcggcggggacccgGCGATGGACCGGGAGGCGAAGGTGATGCGGTACAAGGAGAAGCGGAAGCGGAGGCGCTACGAGAAGCAGATCCGGTACGCCTCGCGCAAGGCCTACGCCGAGATGCGGCCGCGCGTCAAGGGCCGGTTCGCCAAGGTGCCCGAcggcgaggcgccgccggcgccaccggcggcggcgggctatGAGCCCGGCCGGCGGCTCGACCTCGGATGGTTCCGTTCATAG